The Bdellovibrio bacteriovorus W nucleotide sequence CAGGTGGTGGAAAAGAAAGATACTTCCAATGATCCTGTTGGAAATACAGGTCCAGTGACGATCTAGTTTGATATGTAATCGGGGGAGTCTTTTCGGACGAAGTTTTGATCAATCTCAAAAATTCCGAAAAGGCTCCTTTTTTATTTTAAGATTTAGGTTTTTTGAAATTTAGTTCGTTTGCAGAGAGGGTCTTGATGACAACTAAGAAAAACACTAAGAATGATAAGTCTGGACAAAGTCTTTTTGGAACAGATGGAATTCGTGGCACTGCTAATCAGTGGCCAATGACTCCAGAAACAGTGGTGAAAATTGGACAGGCCATTGGATATATCCTTCAGCAAAAGTTTAAAGACGCTCCGGGTGTGCATCGCAAAGTTGTTATCGGAAAAGACACCCGTCTTTCTGGTTATATGATTGAACAGGCCCTAGCGAGCGGATTGAACTCTATGGGAATCTTCGTTCAACTTGTAGGACCATTGCCGACTCCAGGGATTGGTTATTTAACTCGCACCATGCGTGCTGCTGCGGGGATTGTGATCTCCGCTTCTCATAATCCGTTTTATGACAATGGAATTAAAGTATTCGGTGCCGATGGATTTAAAATCTCTAGCGAGATGGAAAAAGAAATTGAGCGTTTAGTATTGGGTGAAGATCTCACTCAGTATCTTCCACCGAGCAAAGAAATCGGGCGCACTCGTCGTATCGAAGACTCCCAAGGTCGTTACATCGTTTATGTTAAAGGTACATTCCCTCTTGAGTACACTCTGGATGGAATGCGTATTGTCTTAGATACGGCCAATGGGGCGTCCTACAAGGTAGCACCTTCGGTATTTGAAGAGCTTGGGGCTGAAGTGATTCAGCTTGGCGATGAGCCTAACGGAACGAACATCAATGACAAGGTTGGAGCTCTTTATCCGCAAAAGCTTTCCGAAGCAGTTTTGCAATATCGTGCGGACGTGGGCATTAGTTTAGATGGCGATGCCGACCGTGTGATTATGGTGGATGAAAAAGGTGAGATCGTAAATGGAGATCGCATCTTAGCTATCAGTGCTTTGCACATGAAATCCCGTGGACTTTTAAAGGGTAATACCCTTGTTGCGACTCAGATGTCGAATTTTGGTCTTGAGAAGTGCATGAACGACAACGGAATTAAACTTGTAAAAACCGATGTCGGCGATAAGTACGTTGTCGAAGAGATGCGTAAAAATGGCTATAACCTCGGTGGTGAGCAGTCTGGGCATATTATCTTCCTTGATCACACAACGACGGGTGATGGTTGTATTGCGGCGCTCAGTGTCTTAGCCGTGATGAAGCAGACGGGTAAGGAAATGAGTGAGCTGAATCACGTCTTTGAAGATGTTCCTCAGGTTCTGATTAATTGCCGCGTAAAGCGTCGACTTGAACTCAGTGAGATTTCGGGGTATGCGGAGCTTATTGCCAATGTCGAGAAGAAGCTCGCGGGCAATGGACGTGTATTTGTAAGATTCTCTGGAACGGAACCAGTCATTCGTGTTCTTGTTGAAGGGCCAGATAAAGCTCTTATCAATCAATACGCCGAAGAAATAGCATCCTTCTTAGAAAAAGAGTTGAGTTAATGAAAAATAAAATTCGTTTAGGTGTGAATGTGGATCACGTGGCGACTCTTCGCCAAGTTCGTGGTGGTAAAACAGCGTATCCAAATCTTATGGACATGGTGAAGCGCACAGTTAAAGGTGGCGCAGAGCAGATTACGATTCACCTGCGTGAAGATCGTCGTCACATTCAGCTTGAAGACCTAAAAGCACTTTCTAAATCTTGTCCTGTGCCTTTGAATTTAGAAATGGCAGCCACTGCAGAAATGGTGGGATACGCTCGTAAGTACCGTCCTGATTGGGTTTGTTTTGTGCCAGAAAAAAGAACGGAACTTACCACTGAAGGCGGCTTGAACGTTAAGAAAGCTTATAAAAAATTATTACCAATGGTTGAAAAACTTCAGCGCATTGGGATTGAGATCTCTATGTTCATTGAGCCTTCTATTGAGCAAGTGGAAGCCTCGTTCGAAGTGGGAGCTGACGCTGTTGAGCTTCACACGGGCAATTGGGTTCATTTAAAAGGTAAAAAGAAAGAAGCCGAGTGGAAGCGCTTGGTAGAAGCTGCTGAGTGGGCACATTACTTAGGTATGAATGTTCATGCGGGTCACGGTATTGATTATGAACACGCAAAATTGATCAATAAGCTTCCAGCTTTGAGCGAAGTAAACATCGGTCACTCGTTGGTATGTTATGCGCTTGAAGATGGCCTTGAGGCTTCTACGCGCAAAATGCGTAAAATCTTAAAATAATGACTTTTACCAAGACTGTTCATTCCTTGGATGAGTTGAAAGAGTTTTGGAAGGACTTGCTTCCAAAACTTCAGCCGCCTTTTGTATTGCTCCTCAGTGGCGATGTCGGGGCGGGGAAGACGACCTCTACGCAAATTATTGCGGAGCTTCTGGGGATGAAAAATGTGCAGTCGCCTTCTTTTGCAATCCATTTACGCTATGAGAATGCTCAAGGAGAATCTTTAGATCATGTGGATCTCTATCGACTGAAAGACGACGATGATCTTGAGAGCTCGGGCTTTTGGGATTTGTTTCAAGAGCCCCAAGGACGCTTGATTATAGAGTGGGCCGAAAGATTGAACTACGATTATCTTCCGATGAATTGGCAGAAAATAGATATTAGGTTTTCTAAAGATTCAATAACGCAAAGAACTCTGAGTGTTAAAGAAGTTGAGAATTAGTTTTTTAGATAAAATGAGAAAATGAAAAAAGGAGCTTCTTATAAGCTCCTTTTTTATTTTGCAAGGTCAGAGAATCTCACAATGTAGATCACAATTTTGTTTTAGAATGAGTATCCCGCCGAGCGAGCTACTTTTTGATTTTGAAAGAAGACTCTTTTCCATACAGGAACTTCGCCAATATCAGCAGGGCGATAAAGTCTTTTAGTTTCTAAGTCGCCAACAAGATTGAATCCATCCATTCCACGCACTGACATGCGGAAGTCATAAGGAAGCTCCAGGTTTTCATAGCGACCCGAGAAGATTCCTAGATTTGCTATAAACCCTTCATAAGCTGCGGCACTGTAATCTGTGAGAGCGCGTTTAGAGAATGGATAAATAAAGTATAAAGCGCCGAGGCCTCGGCGAAGCATTTCTGCATTTACATCTAAGCCATCGTCTCTAAAAACTCTTCCCAAGATTCTTCCGTGCTTGTCTGTTTGATAGTCGTCACCGATACGCACAGAAGATCCACGTGGAGTTATTTCGCGCAAGACATCACAGGCATCCTGAGCTGCTTGGCCTTGGGATTTGCCAAAAAAGTGCAACTCTGGAGTATCGACGCCCATTAAACGGATGCGAACTTTTTCTTTGGTTTCGTTATCAACAATTGTCATTGTATCACCATCTTGAACGGCAATGACTTTTCCAGAAATAGCGAATACGGATGGGGAAATAAGAACAAATAAGAGAGCTAAAATATGAATTTTCATAGAAAGGGTTCATATCATTCCGGCTTTTTCTTGGGAAGAAAACGTTTCTATAAAATCAATGCTTTGGGGATCTTGTAAAAAATCCAAGCCGAAGGGGCAAGGATTAAGTAGGGCTAGGCTGCCTGTAGCCCCTTAATGAATTCATTAGAGAGCTTCTCCGCAAGACTTAGAGAAACTTTATTATAGGCTGACTTGTCGGCAATTCCTAAAATCATCCCCACCATCTTATCAGCTATTAAAAGCGGCGTGATAGTAACGTGATCTGGAATGACTCCTGAGTTCCATCCATCAAAGAACTTCTCATTCACCTCATTCAATGAAATGTATCCATGAAAGGGTTTTTGTGTTGAAGCCACGATATTAAAAACACTTGGAGTTTTTAAAGGTATGCGAAGAGCGGTGTCCTTCATGTCTTTAAAGTTTTCATCCCACGCAAAAGCAGTGAGTTGAGACTCAGAATCATCCAAAGTTAAAATCATCGACTTTTCAAAATGAGTTTTCATTTCACTTAAAGTAGCTTTGATTTTCTCAGAAATTGCTTGGGCATTTTTCTTTTTAATCTTTTCTAGAGTGAAATGCGCACTCGCCACAGGGTTCATATTAGGCTTAGCAGCTCCAGCAGGACGAGGCATAATAGGGATTGGCTTATTGCCAAAGCTATCCTCAAACGGAGGTGGGAAACCTGATTGTGGCGGAGGAGGAATGTGTGGTTTAGAGTTTGCTGCATCATCAAGGCTTGCTGCTTTAGCTACAGCAGGCTCTTGAGGTGCTACCACAGTTGCTTCATTGGAAGAGTCGGTGTTTTGCACCATTGTGGCTTCAAGAGAGGCGCTTAAATCATTTTTTGAATTTAAAACCAAGATATCATTTGCAGCGGCGACCACAGGTTCGCTGATGATTTCAACAGGCTCATTGTCTGAAGTCTGTGGAGCTGATTGAGCAAGTGGTTGTAGTGATACAACTGTTGGTCCATCGAACAAACCTTCAAGACCTTCTTCGGCTGTTGCTTCCAAGGCAATTTCTTCAGAGCCAGAAGCCGTATTGCCTTGAGCAATATCGCCAAGGTCTTCCAATGAAAAGCCTTGATCTGGCGAAGATGTTTTTGGCGAAGAAGCTTGTAAGCTTAAGCCCTCAGGTGCTTCTTCAGTCTTAGTAGCTGGAGCCTCGACTGTGGCTTCTGGAGAGGCGTGCAGTGCTTTCCAAGCTTTTTCAAGATCAGCAGGCTGAGCTAGAATGAAACCACTTGCAGGATATTGTGGAAAATCCTGTGGCGGTTGAAGACACGCAATAATGAGTGAGCCGTCCCACTCCGCCACAGGCAGACACTCCGTTGACCAAGGATAATGGGTCGCCCACTTTGCGAACATTTCCTGAGAGATTGGAGTTTCTGAAAAAAATGAAGAGCGAATTTGTGGCAGAGAATAGTGAGTCATTGCCCAATGAAGATAGGTCTCAATCGAGAGACGATTTTCTTGGAGGCAGTATGCAAGAAGACTTAGAGGCGAACTGCTTTGCTCGTAAGATTCGGTAAGTCCTTGAAGTTGCTCTTTAAAATGTTCAAACCATGCTTGTTGACTCATCGCTATTTTTATCGGCGTTTTGAGCTGAAACATAAGTGATTTCGCAGGTAAACCCGAGAAGACTCGACCTTGGAAAGCAAAAAAAAGGCATCCAAATATTAAACTTGTCTCAACTTAAGACAAACTTAGTACAAACCTAGGACGAACCTAATACGGTGCCGGAATATGAGGCAGATCTTGGCAAAGAATCATCAGCCCACCTGCTTGAAGAGGGGCGGCTTTTTGATCCAGATCCACAGAGTCCAAAAGAAGGTCGAGGTGAGATTTTAAAATGGCGCGAGAAAGAGTTTCCGGAGAGGAAATCCCTTTAAGACGGGCTGCTTGCATATACTCAGGCAGCGTACCTGCGACTCGACGGATAGACTCAAGAGTGTGTCTGAAAAGACAGTTGTAACGAGGCTCTTGTTCAAGCCGGCGGATTTCTGCATCGGCTTCATGCGCAAGGCTTAAGTAGCTTTTATTTTTGTAGAGAGCCTTCAGCGTTGCATGAATTTTTTTAACATCAGGCTTGCGATAGTCTAAAATCGAACCAGCTCCGCGCGGGTTCATTCTTCGAAACTCCGGAGTTTCTGCCATATCAACGAAGTCATTGCAGATCACGGGAATGCCTCGACTCTGAAAATAGCGAGCCCAAGTGTCAGCCAAGCCGGCCATAGGTAAAACTTTTCTCTCAAGTTCGATAAGCTTTTCAGAAATGGGCAGGCTGCGATTATTCGACAGTTGCGCGTAGAGCCACATTCTATGTGTATTGATTTCAATGGCCTCGCGAATGTGAGCTTGTAGACATTTTCGATCGCGTGAAGTTTGGGCCTCAGCCTCTGCTGGAGATACCACGAGTCCTAAGATAAGCGCGCCCATAGCTAGAATGAAGAGTCTGAAGGTTTTCATAGGGCGTAAAGTAGCATAAAAGTCACTTTCCGGGGTTTTCAGTGAGAAGAATTTGAAAAACTCACTCGGTCTGTCGAGTTTCTAGTCATCCGGGAGGAGGCGGTCTTAAAGGGGCGGAGGAACCTATAAGGCCGCTGGGCTTTGCTAATGCCGTTCGAGGCAGGTATTTATTGCAAAGCCAAGGCTGTCTGTGGGGGCTTTCAAATCAAAGTGAAAGAGTAATATTCTTAGAAGTTTTCAACACTTAAGAATTATGCTAGGTTGGCGCGACTTATGAGTTCTACAAAGACCCTGCATTATTTCGATCACAATGCGACGACGCCTATTTGTCAGGAAGTTGTTGAGGCATTGCCACGTCTGGCGCAAAGCTGGGGGAACGCTAGTTCCATTCATTGGGCAGGTCGTGAACCAAAACATATTCTGCGTGAAACGCGCAAAACCGTCGCTGATATCATTGGTGCCAAAAGCCCGCTTGAGATTATTTTTACCTCTGGTGGAAGTGAATCGAATAATACAGTCATCAAGGGTGTCTTTGAATACTTACGTTCTGCTCCCTTTGTAGAGGCGCGCTTAAAGGGTCGCAATCACTATATGTGTTCATCGGTTGAGCATCCTGCGATTATTAAAACCATGGAGTTCTTGCAGTCTGAAGGTGCGAAGGTGGATTTTATCCCCGTGTCGCGTTCAGGACAGATTGATATGGAATTCTATAAAGCTCATCTCTCTGAAGACACAGCTTTAGTGACGGTGATGATTGCCAATAATGAAACTGGAAATATTTTTCCTATCAAAGAGATGACCGAGCTTGCTCATGAAAAGGGTGCTCTCTTTCATACGGATGGTGTGCAAGCTTTAGGTAAGATCCCAGTGAATGTGACAGACCTAGGGGTAGACTTTGCAACCTTCTCTGCGCATAAGTTTTATTCGTTAAAAGGCGCTGGATTTTTATATTCTAAAAAAGGCTCTCACTTTACTTCGCTTATTCATGGTGGTGGACAAGAACGACACCGTCGCGGAGGTACCGAAAATATTTTAGGTATCGCGGCCATGGGAGTTGCTGCGGAGAGATTGAAGCGCTTAGGTGAAGTCGCGCCTGAGATGACTAGGCTGCGTGACTTATTCGAGCAAAGAGTTTTGTCTGAGATTCAAAATGTTTCAGTAACTGGAATCGAGTCTTTGCGCGTACCGAATACGAGTTCATTGGTTATTACTGGGGCTGATGGCGAAACTCTTTTGATGTCTTTAGATCTAGAAGGGTATGCCGTTTCTACGGGCGCGGCTTGTTCGAGTGGTAATCCAGAGCCAAGTCCTGTTTTATTGAACATGGGATTGAGCCGTCAAGAGGCTCAAAATAGTTTACGAGTGAGTATTGGTTGGGACACGACGGAAGAAGAGATTCATAAATTTGTGGAAACTCTAAAAGTCGTTGTGACGAGATTAAGAAGTATTCAATCAGATGAAGGAGAAACCTATCATGTCTAAAGGAAGAGTCCTTGTTGCTATGAGCGGAGGCGTGGACAGTTCAGCCGCGGCTGCGCTGTTAGTCGATCAGGGTTATGAAGTGATCGGTGCAACGATGCAAGTTTGGGATTACTCTGTTTGTGATATCGAAGAGGGTAATGGTACTTGTTGTTCAAGTATCGACGTTGATGATGCGCGCTCAGTGGCGGATCGCCTAGGGATTCCATTTTACGTCATTAACTGCGAAGCAAAATTTAAGGCAGCTGTCATTGATCCTTTTCTTAAGGCTTATCTAGAAGGACAAACGCCACTGCCATGTGTGAACTGCAATACTTACCTAAAGTTTGATCATTTAGTTCGTAAAATGAAAGAATTAAACTGTGATTACTTGGCAACAGGACACTACGCAAAAGTCGTTACTGATGAAAACGGCCAAAGCTCTATCCATACATCTGCCGATGATTGGAAAGATCAGACTTATTTCCTTTTCACAATTGAGCCAGATCTTGTTCCAAAGCTGATGTTCCCTCTAGGTGATATGAAGAAGCCAGAGGTGCGTGCTTACTCCGAAGCCAAAGGTCTTGTAACAGCCAAGAAAAAAGACTCCCAAGGGATTTGCTTTGTTGGCAATCAAGGGTATCAGAACTTCATTAAAGATCATGTGGCATCGAGTGTTCTTGCGACAAAGCGCGGGAAACTCCGTCGCTATCCTTCAGAAGAAATCATGGCAGAGCACGATGGCATTCATAACTTCACGATTGGTCAAAGTCGTGGTCTAGGTATGGATCATCACGAGAAATTATTTGTATTAAAAATTGATGCAACAACAAACACCGTATGGGTAGGAGATGAAAAATATCTCTATGCAGAAGAAGTGCGTGTTGTAGATCCTCATCTTCTTTTAGATTTTGAAGATGGTGAAGAGATGAATGTTAAGATTCGCTATCAGCACAAAGGATCTTTAGCGCAAGTCTATCGTAATGAAAATGGCTATACTTTGAAATTTAAAGAGCCACAAAGAGCTGTAACTCCAGGGCAAGCAGCGGTTTTTTACCGTGAAAAGCAACTCGTGGGGGGCGGATGGATCACTCTTTAAAATATAAAGTTCATACTTTTGGTTGTAAGGTGAATACTTACGACGCAGGTTTGATTCAAAAAAACATGAACTCTCATGGGTTTGCTCCTTTGATCACCGGCGAAAAAGAGGCGCGTATTCACGTGCTTAATACTTGCGCTGTGACCGCCGAGGCAACGAAAGAGGCCGTTCGCTATATTCGTCGATTGAAAGTAAAAGATCCTTTCTGCACGATTGTTGTTACGGGATGTGCAGCTCAAGTTGATACGGGTTCCTTTTCTGAACTTCCTGGTGCGGACCTTGTCGTTGCGAATTCGCACAAAGGATCGTTGCCAGATCTTTTGAAAAAACATTTCCGTGGTGAACTCACTGAGAAGGTTTTTAAATCTAATATCTTTAAAAAAGAGGATTTAGAAGCTGGTGGTGGGATTGAGAAGTCTCACACGAGAACTTTCTTAAAGATTCAAGACGGCTGTAATAGCTTTTGTACTTACTGTATTATTCCCTACGCTCGCGGAAAGAGCCGTTCGATCTCTATCATGGATTTAGTAGATCGCGTAAATGCACTTTACGCTGAGGGCTCTCGCGAAGTCGTTCTTACGGGTGTTCACATTGGTGACTATGAAGATATTCAAGGCGAGAAAAAGCTTTTTATGGAAGATTTGATCGAGAATCTTCTTAAG carries:
- a CDS encoding phosphoglucosamine mutase (COG1109 Phosphomannomutase), whose translation is MTTKKNTKNDKSGQSLFGTDGIRGTANQWPMTPETVVKIGQAIGYILQQKFKDAPGVHRKVVIGKDTRLSGYMIEQALASGLNSMGIFVQLVGPLPTPGIGYLTRTMRAAAGIVISASHNPFYDNGIKVFGADGFKISSEMEKEIERLVLGEDLTQYLPPSKEIGRTRRIEDSQGRYIVYVKGTFPLEYTLDGMRIVLDTANGASYKVAPSVFEELGAEVIQLGDEPNGTNINDKVGALYPQKLSEAVLQYRADVGISLDGDADRVIMVDEKGEIVNGDRILAISALHMKSRGLLKGNTLVATQMSNFGLEKCMNDNGIKLVKTDVGDKYVVEEMRKNGYNLGGEQSGHIIFLDHTTTGDGCIAALSVLAVMKQTGKEMSELNHVFEDVPQVLINCRVKRRLELSEISGYAELIANVEKKLAGNGRVFVRFSGTEPVIRVLVEGPDKALINQYAEEIASFLEKELS
- a CDS encoding pyridoxine 5'-phosphate synthase (COG0854 Pyridoxal phosphate biosynthesis protein), encoding MKNKIRLGVNVDHVATLRQVRGGKTAYPNLMDMVKRTVKGGAEQITIHLREDRRHIQLEDLKALSKSCPVPLNLEMAATAEMVGYARKYRPDWVCFVPEKRTELTTEGGLNVKKAYKKLLPMVEKLQRIGIEISMFIEPSIEQVEASFEVGADAVELHTGNWVHLKGKKKEAEWKRLVEAAEWAHYLGMNVHAGHGIDYEHAKLINKLPALSEVNIGHSLVCYALEDGLEASTRKMRKILK
- a CDS encoding putative ATPase/GTPase (COG0802 Predicted ATPase or kinase), which translates into the protein MTFTKTVHSLDELKEFWKDLLPKLQPPFVLLLSGDVGAGKTTSTQIIAELLGMKNVQSPSFAIHLRYENAQGESLDHVDLYRLKDDDDLESSGFWDLFQEPQGRLIIEWAERLNYDYLPMNWQKIDIRFSKDSITQRTLSVKEVEN
- a CDS encoding putative endonuclease (COG1525 Micrococcal nuclease (thermonuclease) homologs) produces the protein MKIHILALLFVLISPSVFAISGKVIAVQDGDTMTIVDNETKEKVRIRLMGVDTPELHFFGKSQGQAAQDACDVLREITPRGSSVRIGDDYQTDKHGRILGRVFRDDGLDVNAEMLRRGLGALYFIYPFSKRALTDYSAAAYEGFIANLGIFSGRYENLELPYDFRMSVRGMDGFNLVGDLETKRLYRPADIGEVPVWKRVFFQNQKVARSAGYSF
- a CDS encoding cysteine desulfurase involved in Fe-S clsuter assembly (COG1104 Cysteine sulfinate desulfinase/cysteine desulfurase and related enzymes); translation: MSSTKTLHYFDHNATTPICQEVVEALPRLAQSWGNASSIHWAGREPKHILRETRKTVADIIGAKSPLEIIFTSGGSESNNTVIKGVFEYLRSAPFVEARLKGRNHYMCSSVEHPAIIKTMEFLQSEGAKVDFIPVSRSGQIDMEFYKAHLSEDTALVTVMIANNETGNIFPIKEMTELAHEKGALFHTDGVQALGKIPVNVTDLGVDFATFSAHKFYSLKGAGFLYSKKGSHFTSLIHGGGQERHRRGGTENILGIAAMGVAAERLKRLGEVAPEMTRLRDLFEQRVLSEIQNVSVTGIESLRVPNTSSLVITGADGETLLMSLDLEGYAVSTGAACSSGNPEPSPVLLNMGLSRQEAQNSLRVSIGWDTTEEEIHKFVETLKVVVTRLRSIQSDEGETYHV
- a CDS encoding tRNA-methyltransferase (COG0482 Predicted tRNA(5-methylaminomethyl-2-thiouridylate) methyltransferase, contains the PP-loop ATPase domain), whose protein sequence is MSKGRVLVAMSGGVDSSAAAALLVDQGYEVIGATMQVWDYSVCDIEEGNGTCCSSIDVDDARSVADRLGIPFYVINCEAKFKAAVIDPFLKAYLEGQTPLPCVNCNTYLKFDHLVRKMKELNCDYLATGHYAKVVTDENGQSSIHTSADDWKDQTYFLFTIEPDLVPKLMFPLGDMKKPEVRAYSEAKGLVTAKKKDSQGICFVGNQGYQNFIKDHVASSVLATKRGKLRRYPSEEIMAEHDGIHNFTIGQSRGLGMDHHEKLFVLKIDATTNTVWVGDEKYLYAEEVRVVDPHLLLDFEDGEEMNVKIRYQHKGSLAQVYRNENGYTLKFKEPQRAVTPGQAAVFYREKQLVGGGWITL
- a CDS encoding Fe-S oxidoreductase (COG0621 2-methylthioadenine synthetase), coding for MDHSLKYKVHTFGCKVNTYDAGLIQKNMNSHGFAPLITGEKEARIHVLNTCAVTAEATKEAVRYIRRLKVKDPFCTIVVTGCAAQVDTGSFSELPGADLVVANSHKGSLPDLLKKHFRGELTEKVFKSNIFKKEDLEAGGGIEKSHTRTFLKIQDGCNSFCTYCIIPYARGKSRSISIMDLVDRVNALYAEGSREVVLTGVHIGDYEDIQGEKKLFMEDLIENLLKRTQMPRFRLSSLEPVEVSERLLDLYSDPRMCPHFHMSIQSANTDVLFHMKRKYTQDDVRKSLLAIAERVPNSFVGMDVITGFPTETEEQFEDTYQTLASLPWTKLHVFPYSERQGTRAAAMDVSVYPHVRAERAARLRDLSIQRYEEEARKQIGTLKKVMVLKNAAKGGQGLSHDYWPVDILGAESFIDHWAGQEVEVRITDYDHSNRQHMEGHLKGEVVS